A part of Bacteroidia bacterium genomic DNA contains:
- a CDS encoding SUMF1/EgtB/PvdO family nonheme iron enzyme — translation MTPDNDTKRSLQWEGKDGNPKNVSRTNHLLVIGIDEYKHHPRLNNARRDAETFRDILLDRYQFEKENVTEVFDEQATLRNILIALGNLEQKLTPTDNLVIYFSGHGSMNRRKTQGFWVPAEAEKHEADYIANDRVRAILGDMEAHHIYLIVDACFSGSMILRSADTATQLLEQYPSRRVLTSGRQQEAVSDGRPGDHSPFFSCIRQQLLQPSGGVISALELENHVINNTPRSAFQLPEAAMIFGIGDQSGKFVFYPKKDETRDWEEVKKENSVHAYKQYIQTYPNGRFVEDALWAIAQLKDDKPGYRKYIDQYPAGKYAREALARMDYIDQRDRFELAKRRGEAALRQFLLDFSDGPFAEKTREEIARIVEAEKVVKDETPEKYFENSPIHSIDSLSLPKMVQIPAGTFYMGSNEGESDEKPVHSVTVKSFFMGVYEVTVEEFEAFVLASGYQTDAEKDGGSYFWVNGKWEKKASIYWKHDAKGDLRPRSEYNHPVIHVSWNDAQAYCKWLSGRTGLTYRLPTEAEWEYAAGNGSDHTRYSWGNGDPSGKNGGNVADESKSPSGQTWATKFTGYNDGYWFTAPVGQYNPNTFGLYDMTGNVNEWCQDWYHDSYTGAPSNGSAWESPAGSYRVFRGGSWSYNPAFCRVALRGYVSPADRYDNVGFRLARTP, via the coding sequence ATGACTCCTGACAACGATACAAAACGCTCCCTTCAATGGGAGGGAAAAGATGGCAATCCCAAAAACGTCTCACGCACCAATCACCTCCTGGTCATTGGGATAGATGAGTATAAACATCACCCCCGGCTCAACAATGCCCGAAGAGATGCAGAAACTTTCCGCGATATATTGCTGGATCGGTATCAGTTTGAAAAGGAAAATGTTACGGAAGTATTTGATGAACAAGCTACCCTCCGCAATATCCTGATAGCGCTGGGAAATCTGGAACAGAAACTCACGCCCACCGACAATCTGGTGATATATTTTTCGGGGCATGGGAGCATGAACCGCCGCAAAACCCAGGGGTTCTGGGTGCCGGCGGAAGCCGAAAAACACGAAGCCGATTACATCGCCAACGACCGGGTGCGCGCCATTCTGGGAGATATGGAGGCCCACCATATTTACCTGATTGTGGATGCGTGTTTTTCGGGTAGCATGATATTGCGAAGTGCAGATACAGCTACCCAATTGCTGGAACAATACCCCTCGCGCCGGGTGCTTACCTCGGGAAGGCAGCAGGAAGCTGTTTCTGACGGAAGGCCCGGAGACCACAGCCCGTTTTTTTCATGTATCCGCCAGCAGTTGCTTCAGCCATCGGGTGGTGTAATCTCAGCGCTGGAACTGGAAAACCATGTCATTAACAACACCCCGCGAAGTGCGTTTCAACTGCCCGAAGCGGCGATGATATTTGGCATAGGAGATCAGAGTGGAAAATTTGTATTCTACCCCAAAAAAGATGAAACCCGCGACTGGGAGGAGGTAAAAAAGGAAAATAGTGTCCATGCCTATAAACAGTATATCCAGACTTACCCAAACGGCAGATTCGTTGAAGACGCTCTGTGGGCAATCGCGCAGTTGAAAGACGACAAACCCGGATACAGAAAGTATATTGACCAGTACCCTGCCGGAAAATATGCAAGGGAGGCCCTGGCCCGGATGGACTATATCGACCAGCGGGACCGGTTTGAACTGGCAAAACGGCGCGGCGAAGCAGCCCTGCGGCAATTTCTCCTCGATTTTTCCGACGGGCCTTTTGCGGAGAAAACCCGGGAAGAAATCGCGCGGATTGTGGAGGCGGAGAAAGTGGTTAAGGATGAAACTCCTGAAAAGTATTTTGAAAATTCACCTATCCATTCAATAGATTCCCTATCTCTTCCCAAAATGGTACAGATTCCTGCCGGTACATTCTACATGGGGAGCAATGAGGGGGAAAGTGATGAAAAACCCGTGCACAGTGTTACGGTCAAATCTTTTTTTATGGGTGTGTATGAGGTAACGGTCGAAGAATTTGAGGCATTTGTACTGGCCTCTGGTTATCAGACCGATGCGGAAAAGGATGGCGGTAGTTATTTCTGGGTGAATGGGAAATGGGAAAAAAAAGCCAGTATATATTGGAAACACGACGCCAAAGGCGACTTGCGTCCGCGAAGTGAATACAACCACCCGGTGATCCACGTTTCGTGGAACGATGCGCAGGCTTATTGCAAATGGCTGAGCGGCAGAACCGGACTCACTTACCGCCTGCCTACCGAAGCAGAGTGGGAATACGCCGCAGGTAACGGCAGTGATCATACGCGCTACTCCTGGGGAAATGGCGATCCCTCCGGCAAAAATGGGGGCAATGTGGCGGATGAGAGTAAAAGTCCTTCCGGCCAGACTTGGGCCACTAAATTCACTGGCTACAATGATGGCTACTGGTTTACCGCCCCGGTAGGCCAGTACAATCCCAACACTTTCGGTCTCTACGATATGACGGGCAATGTCAATGAATGGTGCCAGGACTGGTACCACGATTCCTATACAGGAGCACCCTCCAATGGCTCTGCATGGGAAAGTCCCGCAGGCTCTTACCGCGTATTTCGTGGGGGTAGCTGGAGCTACAACCCCGCCTTCTGCCGTGTAGCCCTTCGCGGCTACGTCAGCCCTGCGGATCGGTACGACAATGTAGGTTTCCGCCTGGCCAGGACGCCCTAG
- a CDS encoding M14 family zinc carboxypeptidase: MVRLCLFAVLFPFSFGLTSGQEVYSLVSLSPTSQEEWQNWLDAGLAVDHFHSRNETLEVVLESDEIALLDELGATYSILQPDLSAKYARELPAQAQNLSQRSACGLNHLTTGSMSGYHTWAEAIAQLDSMRANFPDIISPKIQIGTSVEGRPIWAVKISDHPVLNESATEPGVYFDALTHAREPLSLEAILYYMWWLLENYNQNPEATRLVNSREIFFVPVVNPDGYVYNQTTNPNGGGLWRKNRRISNTICSGIDLNRNFGFGWGLNTGSTDEPCSNTFRGLTAFSEPETQAIQNFLLQTEPETGFSLHTFGQKILSPLGYIDSTVNTGLYSEMASEFIPRRYNGYGTVKQLVNYTSSGTTLDYFHSQGMTGWMPEIGQDFWGDPGTICFRVREFLPAMKYITWAAGAYVRYQDYQCGALIPGQNTTLSLRVRNKGLSQIANNVSVVLQPLSPGVQVIAAANPAVSIHPGRESTINFSIHIPETFQFPDTIRLAVVAGFDGVITDLDTIQLLVGQQRVIFADDFEQGRGKWQQMGTGIMWDTTSQDMIGGEKFMTDSPGGSYRYDSESGIVMTSFADLTNAQNPVLEFSMRFALEPLQDYVKIEAGGLTNTDWKSIGGSYATELAGQYYYQGNRHWVKEKIDLREFAGRKIKLRFSLHSGTFVQSDGFYLGDLRIVDYSAPVTSIGSDITEPIFSVFPNPASQTLFIKINDLLPERINLEIADILGKIVWAEKTQTISQGESRWAIPVGNFSPGMYLVKWITAEEVRTKHVMIRP, from the coding sequence ATGGTACGCCTGTGTCTGTTTGCTGTACTTTTTCCTTTTTCGTTTGGCCTGACCTCCGGACAGGAGGTGTATTCGCTCGTATCGTTGTCTCCAACTTCACAGGAAGAATGGCAAAACTGGCTGGATGCCGGACTTGCGGTAGACCACTTTCATTCACGCAATGAAACGCTGGAAGTTGTGCTCGAATCAGATGAAATAGCTCTGCTTGACGAACTGGGCGCTACTTATTCGATTCTTCAGCCTGACCTGTCTGCAAAATATGCACGGGAACTCCCTGCTCAGGCACAAAACCTCAGCCAACGGTCGGCCTGTGGCCTGAATCATCTGACGACCGGGTCGATGTCCGGTTATCATACCTGGGCGGAGGCCATTGCCCAACTCGACAGTATGCGGGCAAATTTCCCCGATATCATTTCTCCCAAAATCCAGATCGGCACTTCTGTCGAAGGAAGACCCATCTGGGCTGTGAAAATCTCAGATCACCCCGTACTCAATGAATCAGCTACGGAACCAGGGGTTTATTTTGATGCACTTACCCATGCGCGGGAACCGCTTTCGCTGGAAGCGATTTTGTATTATATGTGGTGGTTGCTGGAAAATTATAATCAGAATCCGGAGGCCACCCGGCTCGTAAATAGCAGAGAAATATTTTTTGTCCCGGTGGTCAATCCCGACGGCTATGTCTATAACCAAACGACCAATCCCAATGGCGGCGGACTTTGGCGCAAAAACCGGCGAATATCCAATACGATCTGCTCAGGCATTGACCTTAATCGTAATTTTGGATTTGGCTGGGGATTAAATACTGGTTCTACTGACGAGCCTTGTTCCAATACTTTTCGCGGTCTGACCGCATTTTCCGAACCAGAAACACAGGCGATTCAAAACTTTCTGCTTCAGACCGAACCGGAAACCGGATTTAGTCTGCATACTTTCGGACAAAAAATTCTCAGCCCGCTGGGGTATATAGATTCGACAGTAAATACCGGGCTATACAGCGAAATGGCTTCGGAGTTTATTCCCCGCCGATACAACGGATATGGAACCGTCAAGCAGCTTGTAAACTACACGTCTTCCGGAACGACGCTGGACTATTTTCACAGCCAGGGTATGACAGGCTGGATGCCCGAAATCGGGCAAGACTTTTGGGGCGATCCCGGTACGATTTGTTTTCGCGTCAGGGAGTTTCTTCCTGCTATGAAATACATTACATGGGCCGCAGGTGCGTATGTGAGATATCAGGATTACCAGTGCGGCGCGCTTATTCCCGGCCAGAATACAACACTCTCATTACGAGTGAGAAACAAAGGATTATCGCAAATCGCAAATAACGTATCTGTGGTTTTGCAGCCTTTATCTCCCGGTGTACAGGTAATTGCAGCGGCAAATCCTGCGGTTTCCATTCATCCGGGCCGGGAATCGACGATAAATTTTTCCATTCATATTCCCGAAACCTTCCAATTTCCCGACACGATCAGGCTGGCGGTAGTTGCGGGGTTTGACGGAGTGATTACAGACCTCGATACCATTCAGTTACTGGTAGGACAACAGCGGGTGATTTTTGCCGATGATTTTGAGCAGGGTAGGGGAAAATGGCAGCAAATGGGAACCGGTATCATGTGGGACACCACCTCACAGGACATGATTGGCGGGGAAAAATTTATGACAGATTCTCCCGGCGGGAGTTATCGCTACGACAGTGAGTCGGGTATTGTAATGACCTCATTTGCTGACCTTACCAATGCACAAAATCCAGTGCTGGAGTTTTCGATGCGATTTGCGCTGGAACCCTTGCAGGACTATGTAAAGATCGAAGCCGGCGGGCTGACAAATACAGACTGGAAAAGTATAGGCGGGAGTTATGCCACGGAACTTGCTGGACAGTATTATTATCAGGGAAACCGGCATTGGGTAAAAGAAAAAATTGATCTGCGTGAATTTGCCGGGAGAAAAATCAAACTGCGGTTTTCGCTTCATTCGGGGACATTTGTGCAGAGTGACGGCTTTTACCTCGGCGATTTGCGAATTGTGGATTATTCGGCCCCCGTCACTTCAATTGGCTCTGATATCACAGAACCGATATTTTCCGTTTTCCCCAATCCGGCATCACAAACGCTTTTTATCAAAATCAATGATTTGTTACCCGAAAGAATAAACCTCGAAATCGCCGATATTTTGGGTAAAATTGTCTGGGCGGAAAAAACACAAACCATCAGCCAGGGCGAAAGCCGGTGGGCGATACCCGTGGGTAATTTTTCGCCGGGAATGTATCTGGTAAAATGGATAACCGCTGAAGAAGTACGCACAAAACATGTGATGATCCGACCATGA
- a CDS encoding Ig-like domain-containing protein — translation MKNRLIYRIRQMAGRVFLFGILSAIVFSCAQPASPTGGPKDEVPPEVVKTSPANQTLNFSGDEVKIYFSEPIRPPAFDKEIFISPFMKRPKIIRSDNAKRITIKFAEDLRPQTTYVITLTEIKDNTEGNSIKESYTLAFSTGDVLDSMELRGKVIGPDPSKPVKDMILMIFDADSIKNNDFKKKRPAYITKATEAGDFEFKYLRDARFKIYGVVDKDQSNSYSQDTEVIAVSEDSLVIFPKDTLDKTLTKLYAFLPDTFPPRLQNFAWWNPNTISCRFNENLRLDDVHILMTDTLNLDTTILEDYSWLGGTDKELILHTTRPYSEWSHIHFTGLSDSLGNKMDTVLRVSEARKKTLENPLLGKPETDLEQEAWRMFSHRLFTEADSALIFLSDTSRNDSVRKTFPLKIEQKSLFLYLRPAEKIDPKAPYVLNIKGEYFQRFDTTDLDTVYRYQVKWYDPLEYGTIEGVVKYDSTYNGPIVLQFINKAGKVIRSSADTTFVFKLLPPEAYTIRVILDEDGNGVLSPGNLWPFRLPEKIYEDNTPLTIRANWDFEDHIVQIGEKKAAPQASGDKTPGAPPTPSGNRPTGTTPPGGRGRP, via the coding sequence ATGAAAAACAGATTGATATACAGGATTCGGCAAATGGCTGGCAGGGTGTTTCTCTTTGGGATATTGTCAGCAATTGTATTTAGCTGCGCGCAGCCTGCCTCACCCACGGGAGGCCCGAAAGATGAAGTTCCGCCCGAAGTGGTAAAAACTTCTCCGGCAAACCAGACACTGAATTTTTCCGGCGATGAGGTGAAAATCTATTTCAGCGAACCCATTCGCCCACCTGCATTTGACAAGGAGATTTTCATTTCCCCTTTTATGAAACGCCCCAAAATCATACGGAGCGATAATGCCAAAAGAATCACGATAAAATTTGCTGAAGACCTTCGTCCGCAGACAACCTATGTGATTACCCTGACGGAAATCAAAGACAATACGGAAGGCAACTCTATCAAAGAATCGTATACGCTGGCCTTCAGTACGGGGGATGTGCTTGACAGTATGGAGTTGAGAGGAAAAGTCATCGGGCCCGACCCGTCCAAACCCGTCAAGGATATGATCCTGATGATATTTGATGCCGACAGTATCAAAAACAACGATTTTAAGAAAAAACGCCCGGCCTATATTACCAAAGCCACGGAGGCCGGGGATTTTGAATTTAAATACCTTCGCGATGCGCGATTTAAGATTTACGGTGTGGTGGACAAAGACCAGTCCAATTCCTACAGTCAGGATACGGAAGTGATTGCCGTTTCGGAAGATTCGCTGGTCATTTTCCCGAAAGACACCCTGGACAAAACCCTGACAAAACTGTACGCATTTCTGCCCGATACCTTTCCTCCCCGTTTGCAGAATTTTGCCTGGTGGAATCCGAATACTATTTCCTGCCGGTTTAATGAGAACCTGAGACTAGACGATGTACATATTCTCATGACAGATACCCTCAATCTGGATACGACCATTCTGGAAGATTATTCATGGCTGGGAGGAACGGATAAAGAACTTATTTTACATACTACCCGCCCATACAGCGAGTGGAGTCATATTCATTTTACCGGGCTGTCAGATAGTCTGGGAAATAAGATGGATACCGTTTTGCGGGTAAGTGAAGCCCGGAAAAAGACACTCGAAAATCCCCTGTTGGGAAAACCCGAAACCGACCTTGAGCAGGAAGCCTGGCGAATGTTTTCCCACAGACTTTTCACCGAAGCGGACTCAGCGCTGATTTTCCTTTCCGACACCAGCCGCAATGACAGCGTGCGAAAAACATTCCCACTGAAAATCGAACAAAAAAGCCTGTTTTTGTATCTCCGTCCCGCCGAAAAAATCGATCCGAAAGCCCCCTATGTTTTGAATATCAAAGGAGAATACTTCCAGCGATTTGACACAACAGATTTAGATACCGTATATCGATATCAGGTAAAATGGTATGATCCCCTGGAATACGGCACGATCGAAGGCGTGGTGAAATACGATTCTACCTACAACGGTCCCATTGTATTACAATTTATCAACAAGGCAGGAAAAGTTATCCGCTCATCGGCGGATACCACATTTGTTTTCAAACTTCTGCCACCGGAGGCATATACCATCCGCGTCATCCTCGATGAGGATGGAAACGGCGTACTTTCTCCCGGCAATTTGTGGCCATTCCGGCTACCGGAGAAGATCTATGAAGACAATACCCCCCTCACGATCCGCGCAAACTGGGACTTTGAGGATCATATCGTACAGATCGGCGAGAAAAAAGCCGCACCGCAAGCCAGTGGTGACAAAACGCCCGGCGCGCCCCCTACACCCTCGGGCAATCGTCCGACGGGCACCACCCCGCCCGGCGGGCGGGGGAGGCCGTAG
- the pheT gene encoding phenylalanine--tRNA ligase subunit beta, with amino-acid sequence MNLSINWLSQFVDIKDIDPEDISRKLTLHTAEIEGLEVKGADLANIFAGKISRLTHLDDKYDLLEVDMGKPCQIVCTDKTLTEGKMICLATPGITLNGRVVEARKIAGHTSEGFLMSEKDMGISDYEETVFLVEHPDAKPGQSILELYPFFHDVILELDNKSVTHRPDLWGIYGFARELAAIYKRPLKPLPVKSAEQINQSKISGPSIKIMAKDHCPRYASVTISGVEKTKTPLEMRTLLYYSGHKPISLMVDISNYIMAEVGQPTHAFDRREVSSGIIVDYVKEPMPFPILDGSEPVMPVGAMMIYNGDKVPVAVAGIMGGDKSKILDDTSEILLESANFDAKSVRTTSSAIKTRTDASNRYEKTLVPRQTIVAIERFVYLLEEIQPGISYSQITDIDHSDSSVRTISLSESFVSSFTGANFSRDLISDILNRLGFTHTFANGNFEVTVPWYRSKKDINNQPDLVEEIARIYGYDNITPEPPRIGIAPLHENKIVKADLELKRVLSYEFGFNEVRTYGWDDNRWLETLEIEPHNAVTLANPRAPYFNKLKTSLIPALLQHVKINMANFSRVGIYEIESTFFDNAGKPSEKKSLAGTVFDKNQSEETIFFQVKDALTYAFTSLKNRYLRFEYGASEPGKNWITANKSLSFYYENVYLGYISVLQPKYAKPQFGNYPVVTFEFDIEAFTKIEPVVHTFVRPNPFPFVSLDFNIIADKQVRYNEVVAAITAFGNGYMKDFSFKELFQDEKILPGKNSFLFTITIGSEEKTLNAEEINEFKSQMIAHLESKGLAIR; translated from the coding sequence ATGAATCTCTCCATCAACTGGCTGTCCCAATTTGTTGATATAAAAGATATCGATCCGGAAGATATTTCCCGGAAACTCACCCTGCACACTGCCGAAATCGAAGGGCTGGAAGTGAAAGGTGCTGACCTGGCAAATATTTTCGCAGGAAAAATTTCCCGACTCACACATCTGGATGATAAATACGACCTGCTGGAAGTGGATATGGGGAAACCCTGTCAGATTGTCTGCACAGACAAAACGCTTACCGAAGGTAAAATGATCTGCCTGGCAACGCCTGGTATCACTCTCAACGGCAGGGTAGTCGAAGCCCGCAAAATCGCCGGACATACCAGCGAAGGTTTCCTGATGAGCGAAAAGGATATGGGGATTTCCGACTATGAGGAAACCGTATTTCTGGTCGAACATCCGGATGCCAAACCCGGACAAAGCATCCTGGAATTATATCCATTCTTCCATGACGTCATCCTTGAACTCGACAATAAGTCGGTTACTCATCGCCCCGACTTGTGGGGGATTTATGGATTTGCCAGGGAGCTTGCCGCTATCTACAAACGCCCCCTCAAACCGCTTCCGGTCAAATCCGCAGAACAGATCAACCAAAGCAAAATCAGTGGCCCTTCGATAAAAATCATGGCCAAAGACCACTGCCCGCGGTATGCCTCTGTGACGATTTCAGGTGTTGAAAAAACAAAAACACCATTGGAAATGCGCACCTTGCTTTATTACAGCGGCCACAAACCGATCAGCCTGATGGTGGATATTTCCAACTATATCATGGCTGAAGTAGGGCAGCCTACTCATGCTTTTGACAGGCGGGAAGTAAGCTCCGGAATCATTGTTGACTATGTAAAAGAACCGATGCCCTTTCCGATTCTTGACGGATCTGAGCCGGTAATGCCTGTGGGCGCGATGATGATCTACAACGGAGACAAAGTACCGGTAGCTGTGGCAGGAATTATGGGGGGAGATAAATCCAAAATTCTGGACGACACCTCCGAGATTTTGCTTGAGTCAGCCAACTTTGATGCGAAGTCAGTACGCACCACTTCTTCCGCAATCAAAACCCGTACGGATGCTTCCAACCGGTATGAAAAAACCCTCGTACCCCGCCAGACAATCGTGGCAATAGAGCGGTTTGTCTATCTTCTGGAAGAGATTCAGCCTGGAATTTCCTATTCGCAAATCACGGATATTGATCATTCTGATTCTTCTGTAAGAACCATTTCTCTCTCCGAATCATTTGTTTCCAGTTTTACGGGGGCCAATTTCAGCCGTGATCTGATTTCTGATATCCTCAACCGGCTCGGCTTTACCCATACTTTTGCCAACGGCAATTTTGAGGTTACCGTGCCCTGGTACCGGTCGAAAAAAGATATCAACAACCAGCCCGACCTGGTGGAGGAAATCGCCCGTATCTATGGCTATGACAATATCACACCGGAACCGCCGCGCATCGGTATTGCTCCGCTCCATGAAAATAAAATCGTCAAAGCCGACCTGGAGTTGAAACGTGTACTCAGTTATGAATTTGGGTTTAATGAAGTGCGCACTTACGGATGGGATGACAACCGCTGGCTCGAAACTTTGGAAATCGAACCCCACAATGCGGTTACGCTCGCCAATCCCCGGGCACCTTATTTCAACAAACTCAAAACCAGTCTGATTCCCGCGCTGCTGCAACACGTGAAAATCAATATGGCCAACTTCTCACGGGTGGGGATTTACGAGATAGAAAGTACATTCTTTGACAACGCCGGCAAACCTTCAGAAAAAAAATCACTGGCAGGAACCGTTTTCGATAAGAACCAAAGTGAGGAAACTATTTTCTTCCAGGTTAAAGATGCGTTGACGTATGCGTTTACCAGCCTGAAGAATCGCTATTTGCGATTTGAGTATGGCGCATCTGAGCCGGGGAAAAACTGGATTACAGCCAACAAATCTCTTTCGTTTTATTACGAAAATGTATATCTGGGCTATATTTCTGTGCTTCAGCCCAAATACGCCAAACCTCAGTTTGGCAACTATCCGGTCGTAACTTTCGAATTTGATATAGAGGCTTTTACCAAAATCGAGCCGGTGGTTCACACTTTCGTTCGCCCCAATCCATTTCCGTTTGTGTCGCTTGATTTTAATATCATCGCAGACAAACAGGTACGGTACAACGAAGTAGTGGCTGCGATTACGGCTTTTGGCAATGGCTATATGAAAGACTTTTCTTTTAAGGAGTTGTTTCAGGATGAAAAAATCCTTCCTGGCAAAAACAGCTTCCTCTTTACGATTACCATCGGTTCGGAGGAGAAAACACTCAATGCCGAGGAAATCAACGAATTTAAAAGTCAAATGATCGCTCACCTGGAGAGTAAAGGGCTGGCGATCCGGTAA
- the pheS gene encoding phenylalanine--tRNA ligase subunit alpha → MLSDEIKERIENFKSQISAAIEEKQLRDIHVSVLGRNGWIKDLMGKIKDIPPQARKDYGQLVNTIKDDFTELLRTREALLINETLRKEAESFPQMDLMIPMQTLEKGTVHPLTVVEQEIIEIFKGLGFSVASGPEMEMDYYNFEALNIPAEHPARDMQDTFWLENGWLLRTHTSSCQVRAMENYGVPIRVIAPGRTFRNEALDASHENTFHQVEGLMVDKGISVSNLIYVLKTFLGEVFKKDITVRLRPGFFPFVEPGFELDIRCIICGGGGCQTCGYSGWIELVPCGMVHRRVLEMSKVDPDQYTGFAFGLGISRLVMMKYNIPDIRVINRADLRELRQFDAFI, encoded by the coding sequence ATGTTGTCAGACGAGATTAAGGAACGCATAGAAAACTTCAAATCGCAGATTTCAGCGGCGATTGAAGAAAAACAACTCCGGGATATTCATGTCTCAGTTCTCGGACGAAATGGTTGGATCAAAGACCTGATGGGCAAAATCAAAGATATTCCCCCACAGGCCAGAAAAGATTATGGCCAGCTGGTCAATACCATTAAGGATGATTTCACCGAACTCCTCCGTACCCGCGAGGCTCTGCTCATCAATGAGACCCTTCGCAAAGAGGCTGAAAGTTTCCCGCAAATGGATCTTATGATCCCGATGCAGACCCTGGAAAAGGGAACCGTACATCCACTGACGGTCGTCGAACAGGAAATCATTGAAATATTTAAAGGTCTGGGATTCAGTGTTGCCAGTGGTCCTGAAATGGAAATGGATTACTACAACTTTGAGGCTCTCAACATACCTGCTGAACACCCTGCGCGGGATATGCAGGATACTTTCTGGCTTGAAAACGGTTGGCTCCTCCGCACCCATACTTCTTCCTGTCAGGTAAGAGCCATGGAAAATTACGGTGTGCCTATCCGCGTTATTGCTCCTGGCCGTACTTTCCGCAACGAAGCCCTTGATGCTTCTCACGAAAACACCTTCCACCAGGTGGAAGGGCTGATGGTGGACAAAGGCATCAGCGTCTCCAACCTGATCTATGTTCTCAAAACCTTCCTCGGAGAAGTTTTTAAAAAGGATATTACCGTTCGCCTCCGTCCGGGATTTTTCCCTTTTGTGGAGCCGGGATTTGAACTCGATATACGCTGTATTATCTGCGGTGGTGGTGGCTGCCAGACTTGTGGTTATTCTGGCTGGATAGAGCTTGTACCTTGTGGGATGGTTCACCGCCGTGTATTGGAAATGAGCAAAGTGGATCCCGATCAGTACACCGGCTTCGCCTTTGGTCTGGGTATATCGCGACTCGTGATGATGAAGTACAATATCCCTGATATCCGGGTCATCAATCGCGCCGACCTCCGCGAACTTCGTCAGTTTGACGCTTTTATTTAA